Proteins co-encoded in one Opitutus terrae PB90-1 genomic window:
- a CDS encoding ATP-binding response regulator, whose amino-acid sequence MPQPSILVVDDQPINVQLLKRKLEREGIQVTAAYNGLEALDLVRKTKPDLILLDVMMPDMDGIEVCQRLQADELTRSIPIIFITARTSKEGKIEGLNVGAVDYITKPIDLDETLARVQTQLRFVTINREMLDLQRRLVEARRAATIGAVTQGIAHNLNNLLGVVIGYLDLIKAYYDKPEQVRKNAQNVEDAVHRIVSIIKQLSSLVVKTRPPLSKGNLQRLLESSVTRFHSECRLTTPVTIENPLGELIFETNYEVFEEVLSKVLINAWESYGQQPNAPHPIAVRTQLLEKPGEPTMIEIRVEDSGRGIDEEIRDHIFEPFISSKHTVGVGMGLTVARHALRNLGGEATMSDRPEGGAVAVLTHPLEARKLRKHEA is encoded by the coding sequence ATGCCCCAGCCTTCCATTCTCGTCGTCGACGACCAGCCGATTAATGTTCAGCTGCTGAAGCGCAAACTGGAGCGAGAGGGAATTCAGGTGACGGCAGCCTACAACGGGCTCGAAGCGCTCGATCTCGTGCGCAAGACCAAGCCCGATCTGATCCTGCTGGACGTGATGATGCCCGACATGGACGGCATCGAGGTTTGCCAGCGGCTGCAGGCCGACGAGCTGACGCGCTCGATCCCGATCATCTTCATCACCGCTCGCACGTCGAAGGAGGGCAAGATCGAGGGCCTCAACGTCGGCGCCGTCGACTACATCACCAAGCCCATCGATCTCGACGAGACGCTCGCGCGCGTGCAGACGCAGCTGCGGTTCGTCACGATCAATCGCGAGATGCTCGATTTGCAGCGCCGGCTCGTCGAAGCCCGTCGCGCGGCCACCATCGGTGCGGTCACGCAGGGCATTGCGCACAACCTGAACAATCTGCTCGGCGTCGTGATCGGTTATCTCGACCTCATCAAAGCGTATTACGACAAACCGGAGCAGGTCCGGAAAAACGCGCAGAACGTCGAGGACGCGGTGCACCGGATCGTGTCGATCATCAAGCAGCTCAGCTCGCTCGTGGTGAAGACGCGCCCCCCGCTTTCCAAGGGCAATCTGCAGCGGTTGCTGGAAAGCAGCGTCACCCGGTTCCACTCGGAATGCCGGCTCACCACGCCGGTGACGATCGAGAATCCGCTCGGCGAACTGATTTTCGAAACCAACTACGAGGTGTTCGAGGAAGTGCTGTCGAAGGTGCTGATCAACGCCTGGGAATCCTATGGCCAGCAGCCGAACGCACCCCACCCGATCGCAGTCCGCACGCAGCTGCTCGAAAAACCAGGCGAGCCAACCATGATCGAGATCCGCGTCGAGGACTCCGGGCGCGGGATCGACGAGGAGATTCGCGATCACATCTTCGAGCCGTTCATCAGCTCCAAACACACGGTCGGCGTCGGCATGGGCCTGACCGTCGCGCGGCACGCGTTGCGTAATCTCGGGGGCGAGGCGACGATGTCCGACCGGCCGGAGGGCGGCGCCGTCGCCGTGCTCACGCATCCGCTCGAAGCGCGCAAGCTCCGCAAGCACGAGGCCTGA
- a CDS encoding SH3 domain-containing protein — MQTKLAFLLAGLAAAATAVAAPLTSATAVHTSPDENAPVITVLKAGTEPVAANEALATSPAGWLPVTLPGPFEGYVQNKDVTKGLDIRVGAQVRQQPKSDAGLLTEIDVGDKTEITGLHGRWTQIKVEKTLTGYIHLGGAPGYMPPIATTPAGTTVAPAPTPAQTPVAPAPVAPTAYGVAAPGQAAPVVGMSGGPSLPRLVQGKFVSTQSAFRPRRPYDWAINDDAGVRYAYLDISKLMLTDQIENYVNHHVVVYGAAKPVPNTKDIVIEVESLQLK, encoded by the coding sequence ATGCAGACTAAACTTGCCTTCCTTCTGGCCGGCTTGGCCGCTGCTGCGACCGCCGTCGCTGCTCCGCTCACCTCCGCCACCGCCGTGCACACGTCGCCCGACGAGAACGCTCCGGTCATCACGGTGCTGAAAGCCGGCACGGAACCCGTGGCCGCCAACGAAGCCCTGGCGACCAGCCCGGCCGGCTGGCTGCCAGTCACGCTGCCGGGGCCGTTCGAAGGCTACGTGCAGAACAAGGACGTGACCAAGGGGCTCGACATTCGTGTCGGCGCGCAGGTCCGCCAGCAACCGAAGTCCGACGCCGGGCTGCTCACGGAAATCGACGTGGGCGACAAAACCGAGATCACCGGCCTGCACGGCCGCTGGACGCAGATCAAGGTCGAGAAAACGCTGACCGGTTACATCCATCTCGGCGGCGCACCTGGTTATATGCCGCCCATCGCGACGACGCCGGCCGGCACGACGGTCGCGCCCGCGCCCACCCCCGCGCAGACGCCCGTCGCCCCGGCTCCGGTGGCGCCGACCGCCTACGGTGTCGCCGCGCCCGGCCAGGCCGCGCCGGTCGTCGGCATGTCCGGCGGACCGTCGCTGCCACGGCTGGTGCAGGGCAAATTCGTCTCGACCCAAAGCGCCTTCCGCCCGCGCCGCCCCTACGATTGGGCCATCAACGATGATGCCGGCGTGCGCTACGCTTACCTGGATATCAGCAAGCTGATGTTGACCGACCAAATCGAGAACTACGTCAACCACCACGTCGTGGTTTACGGCGCCGCCAAGCCCGTTCCGAATACCAAGGACATCGTTATCGAGGTCGAAAGTCTCCAACTGAAGTAG
- a CDS encoding pseudouridine synthase codes for MRSFEPIRLQKYLADAGVCSRRAAEALIASGEVWVNGAPAQVGQKVTPGVDRVTTGGKPVRTTAQPRVTLAMHKPRGLVCTNEDPHNPETIFSVLPREFAKLRFFCAGRLDKDSEGLVILTTDGDLAHRLMHPSNLVVKRYHVTLEKPFPAKRLPLLVKGVIAQGERLKVERAALINPSVSHEATNLDVHMHHGKKREIRLLFTELGYPVKRLRRYQIGGFRLKGIPLRAMKKMSPAEIESLFRVPRTPHAAIEVTAESFASHHAD; via the coding sequence ATGCGTTCGTTCGAGCCCATCCGTCTGCAAAAATACCTGGCCGACGCGGGCGTGTGCTCGCGCCGCGCCGCCGAAGCGCTCATCGCCAGCGGTGAGGTGTGGGTCAATGGCGCTCCGGCCCAGGTCGGGCAAAAAGTCACGCCTGGCGTCGACCGCGTCACCACCGGCGGCAAGCCCGTCCGGACCACCGCCCAGCCGCGCGTGACCCTCGCGATGCACAAGCCCCGCGGGCTCGTCTGCACCAACGAAGATCCGCACAACCCGGAAACGATCTTCTCCGTGCTGCCGCGCGAGTTCGCGAAACTGCGCTTCTTCTGTGCGGGCCGGCTCGACAAGGACAGCGAGGGTCTGGTGATCCTCACGACGGACGGCGATCTCGCGCACCGGCTGATGCACCCGTCGAACCTCGTGGTAAAACGCTACCACGTCACGTTGGAGAAACCATTTCCCGCGAAGCGGCTGCCGTTGCTGGTCAAGGGCGTGATCGCGCAGGGCGAGCGGCTCAAGGTGGAGCGGGCCGCGCTGATCAACCCGTCCGTCAGCCACGAGGCGACGAACCTCGACGTGCACATGCATCACGGCAAAAAGCGCGAGATCCGGCTGCTGTTCACCGAACTCGGCTATCCCGTGAAGCGGTTGCGCCGGTATCAGATCGGCGGCTTCCGCTTGAAAGGCATCCCGCTCCGCGCCATGAAAAAAATGTCGCCGGCGGAGATCGAGTCACTCTTCCGGGTGCCGCGCACTCCGCACGCGGCGATCGAAGTCACCGCCGAATCCTTTGCCTCTCATCATGCAGACTAA
- a CDS encoding sulfite reductase subunit alpha translates to MSTVASPASTYSKDQPFPALVTENRLLTKPGSAKETRHFVVSLAGSGLHYKPGDSLAVYPTNPEPEVDAILRALGAYGDELVSPVMLRSPHPLPLRDVLMNRLALAGPSGKFVAALAERATDPAEKAKLAGLLAPESQPLLAGFLEARHFIDLIEEFPSARLTAQEFVDHLRRLQPRLYSIASSPRVTPTDVHLTVAVVRYETNERKRLGVCSTYLSDRVAVGSTVPVFVSHSHFAPPEDLSRDAIMIGPGTGIAPFRAFVQDRVAACAAGRNWVFFGDQRRATDFLYEEEWLDYVRAGQVRFESAFSRDQAQKIYVQDRMREHAAELWTWIKQGAHFYVCGDAKRMAKDVDVALHDIVAQQGGMDPAAAIDYVKQMKKEKRYQRDVY, encoded by the coding sequence ATGTCCACCGTAGCGTCCCCCGCTTCCACTTATTCGAAAGACCAACCTTTTCCGGCGCTCGTCACCGAGAACCGATTGCTCACCAAACCCGGCTCCGCCAAGGAGACGCGGCATTTCGTGGTGAGTCTGGCCGGCAGCGGCCTACATTACAAACCCGGCGATTCGCTCGCCGTGTACCCGACCAATCCGGAGCCGGAGGTGGACGCAATTCTGCGCGCGCTCGGCGCGTACGGCGACGAACTCGTTTCGCCGGTGATGCTGCGCTCGCCGCACCCGCTGCCGTTGCGGGACGTACTGATGAACCGGCTCGCGCTCGCCGGCCCGTCGGGGAAGTTCGTCGCGGCGCTGGCGGAGCGCGCCACCGATCCCGCGGAGAAGGCGAAACTCGCGGGCTTACTCGCGCCGGAGTCGCAACCGCTGCTGGCCGGATTTTTGGAGGCGCGACACTTCATCGACCTGATCGAGGAGTTTCCCAGCGCCCGGCTGACGGCGCAGGAATTCGTCGATCATCTGCGCCGGCTGCAGCCGCGGCTGTATTCGATCGCTTCGTCGCCGCGCGTTACACCGACCGACGTGCACCTGACGGTGGCCGTCGTGCGTTACGAGACGAATGAGCGCAAGCGCCTCGGCGTCTGCTCGACTTACCTCTCGGACCGCGTGGCGGTCGGGTCCACCGTGCCGGTCTTCGTGTCGCACTCGCATTTCGCGCCGCCCGAGGATCTGTCGCGTGATGCGATCATGATCGGGCCGGGCACGGGCATCGCGCCGTTTCGGGCGTTTGTGCAGGACCGCGTCGCGGCGTGCGCCGCGGGGCGCAACTGGGTGTTCTTCGGTGACCAGCGTCGCGCGACCGATTTCCTGTACGAAGAGGAGTGGCTTGACTACGTGCGCGCGGGCCAGGTGCGATTCGAATCGGCGTTTTCGCGCGATCAAGCGCAGAAGATCTATGTGCAGGACCGGATGCGCGAACACGCGGCCGAGCTGTGGACGTGGATCAAGCAGGGCGCGCATTTCTACGTCTGCGGCGACGCGAAGCGGATGGCGAAGGACGTGGACGTCGCGCTGCACGATATCGTCGCGCAGCAAGGCGGGATGGATCCCGCCGCCGCGATCGACTACGTGAAGCAGATGAAAAAGGAGAAGCGCTACCAGCGGGACGTGTATTGA
- the fabG gene encoding 3-oxoacyl-[acyl-carrier-protein] reductase → MLTFNSRTALVTGAGRGIGKAIAETLARHGVTVICVSKSADSCGAAAAAITETGGKAKAMAVDVADGAAIAKAAEALLGEFPTIDILVNNAGITRDGLLFRMSDADWNDVISTNLTSCFHWTKALARPMTRARWGRIVNITSVSGIMGNAGQANYSAAKAGMIGLTKTLAREFASRSVTVNAVAPGFIKTDMTTDFVNNPEIAGKILEAVPLKRFGEAADVANLCAYLCSEEAGYVTGQVFAVDGGMAM, encoded by the coding sequence ATGCTTACCTTCAATTCTCGCACTGCGCTCGTGACCGGTGCCGGTCGCGGGATCGGCAAGGCCATTGCCGAAACCCTGGCCCGGCACGGCGTCACCGTGATCTGCGTCTCCAAGTCCGCCGATTCCTGCGGTGCGGCCGCGGCGGCGATCACCGAGACCGGCGGCAAGGCGAAGGCGATGGCGGTGGACGTGGCCGACGGCGCGGCGATCGCGAAGGCGGCGGAAGCGCTCCTCGGGGAATTCCCGACCATCGACATCCTCGTGAACAACGCCGGCATCACCCGCGATGGGCTGCTGTTCCGGATGAGCGACGCCGACTGGAACGACGTCATCAGCACCAACCTGACGAGCTGCTTTCACTGGACGAAAGCGCTGGCGCGGCCGATGACCCGCGCGCGCTGGGGCCGGATCGTGAACATCACTTCCGTGAGTGGCATCATGGGTAACGCAGGCCAGGCCAACTACTCCGCGGCCAAGGCCGGCATGATTGGCCTCACGAAGACGCTCGCCCGGGAATTCGCCAGCCGGAGTGTCACGGTGAACGCCGTCGCGCCCGGGTTCATCAAGACCGACATGACCACGGATTTCGTCAACAATCCGGAGATCGCCGGCAAGATTCTGGAGGCGGTGCCGCTGAAAAGATTCGGCGAAGCGGCCGACGTGGCGAACCTCTGCGCGTACCTCTGTTCAGAAGAGGCGGGATACGTTACCGGGCAAGTTTTTGCCGTTGACGGCGGCATGGCAATGTGA
- the folD gene encoding bifunctional methylenetetrahydrofolate dehydrogenase/methenyltetrahydrofolate cyclohydrolase FolD, which produces MTLIDGSKIAATIVAELKAEVAALTGRKPCIALVRIGEDPASVSYVKNKERTAAEIGLTGRVILPPVTISQAELFALIDGLNADAGVDGILVQAPMPKHLDELQVFRRIAPEKDVDGLGTMNLGKVAQDDDTGFVSCTPAGIMELLSRSGVDLKGKHVVVVGRSLLVGKPVALLALQKKAGANGTVTICHSATKDLPAITRQADVLIAAIGRAGFVTADMVKPGVVVIDVGINRVPDSTKKSGYRLVGDVDFPAVSPLASQITPVPGGVGPMTVAMLMKNTVKAYRLRQHRAG; this is translated from the coding sequence ATGACCCTCATTGACGGATCCAAGATCGCCGCGACCATCGTGGCGGAACTCAAAGCCGAGGTCGCCGCGCTCACCGGCCGCAAACCGTGCATCGCGCTGGTGCGCATTGGCGAAGATCCCGCCTCGGTGTCCTACGTGAAGAACAAGGAGCGGACCGCCGCCGAGATCGGGCTCACCGGCCGGGTGATCCTGCCGCCGGTCACGATTTCACAGGCAGAGTTGTTCGCGCTGATCGACGGACTCAACGCCGATGCCGGCGTCGACGGCATTCTGGTTCAGGCGCCAATGCCCAAGCACCTCGACGAACTGCAGGTGTTCCGCCGGATCGCGCCGGAGAAGGACGTCGACGGGCTCGGCACGATGAACCTCGGCAAGGTTGCCCAGGATGACGACACCGGCTTCGTTTCATGCACGCCGGCGGGGATCATGGAACTGCTCAGCCGCAGCGGCGTCGACCTCAAGGGCAAGCACGTCGTCGTGGTCGGTCGCAGCCTGCTCGTGGGCAAGCCGGTCGCGCTGCTCGCGCTGCAAAAGAAGGCCGGCGCCAACGGCACGGTCACGATCTGCCACTCCGCCACGAAGGATCTCCCGGCGATCACCCGGCAGGCCGACGTGCTGATCGCGGCGATCGGCCGCGCCGGCTTCGTCACCGCCGACATGGTCAAACCGGGCGTGGTCGTGATCGACGTGGGCATCAATCGCGTGCCCGACAGCACGAAGAAGTCCGGGTATCGGCTGGTCGGCGACGTCGATTTCCCCGCGGTGTCGCCCCTCGCCAGCCAGATCACGCCGGTGCCCGGCGGCGTCGGCCCGATGACCGTAGCGATGTTGATGAAGAACACGGTCAAAGCCTATCGGCTGCGCCAGCACCGCGCCGGCTAG
- the proC gene encoding pyrroline-5-carboxylate reductase, translated as MTTHTAFIGSGNMASAMVDGLLARDPNARAKLGCYSAADGTAETLAKRTGIARATDLPALLAPADLVVLAFKPQHLASADPQLTTLTRGKLVLSILAGKPLAALVQVFPQARNVVRVMPNTPAAIGAGISAYCSRDPLSPADRDIVETLLGAMGQFLALPEEQMNAVTALSGSGPAFLFEFVAALRDGGIAAGLAPEMAAQLAMHTVLGSAQLLVKRGVDPETLRNQVTSPNGTTLAGLQQLQAGDFRGLIKKTILAAQARAVELAREG; from the coding sequence ATGACAACGCATACCGCCTTCATCGGTTCCGGGAACATGGCGTCGGCCATGGTGGATGGACTGCTCGCGCGCGATCCGAACGCCCGCGCGAAGCTCGGGTGCTACAGCGCCGCCGATGGCACCGCCGAGACGCTCGCGAAACGCACGGGCATCGCGCGCGCCACAGACCTGCCGGCGCTGCTCGCCCCGGCGGATCTGGTCGTGCTGGCGTTCAAGCCGCAGCATCTCGCGAGCGCGGACCCGCAGCTGACCACGCTGACGCGCGGCAAGCTGGTGCTCTCGATTCTCGCCGGCAAGCCGCTCGCCGCGTTGGTGCAGGTGTTCCCGCAGGCGCGGAACGTCGTGCGCGTCATGCCCAACACGCCCGCCGCAATCGGCGCGGGCATCAGCGCCTACTGCTCGCGTGATCCGCTGTCGCCCGCCGACCGCGACATCGTCGAGACGCTCCTCGGCGCGATGGGCCAGTTTCTCGCGCTGCCCGAGGAACAGATGAACGCGGTCACCGCGCTCAGCGGCAGCGGTCCGGCGTTCCTGTTCGAATTCGTCGCCGCGCTGCGCGACGGCGGCATCGCCGCCGGGCTCGCACCGGAGATGGCCGCGCAGCTCGCCATGCACACCGTACTCGGCTCCGCGCAACTGCTCGTGAAGCGTGGCGTGGATCCGGAGACGCTGCGCAACCAGGTCACGTCCCCCAACGGCACCACGCTCGCGGGATTGCAGCAGCTGCAGGCGGGCGATTTTCGCGGCCTGATCAAAAAGACGATCCTCGCCGCCCAGGCCCGCGCCGTCGAATTGGCGCGCGAAGGGTAA